The Anaerolineae bacterium nucleotide sequence CCAGAAGTCCAGGAAGCGGCTGACACGCTGTTGTACCGCAGGATGGGCCACGGCTTGCAGCACTTCTCGCCGTATTTGCGTTGGATCAGCCGACGTTACCTTTTGCTAAGGTATAGACTAATTTCTCTACCACTTCGACCGGGAGATCATTGACCAGATGATAGATTTCTGAAACCAGTTGATTCTGTGACATTGCTCAATCCTTATTCAAAAAAAGCCAGGTCATCTCGTTCAACGGTATGAACCAGAGTGGAACGATCCAGGTATTTATTACCCCGCTCACACGATGTTTCCGACGCGAACAGGCATGCGTGGCAGGCAGTGGCATGCAGCGTACGACCGCTCTGGCTGGGTTGTCGCTCCGCACATAGGGGATCACTGGCGCACAGACGGGCCGCTTCCAAAGCTTGGCTGATGTGCCGTTCCAGCGTTTTGGGCTGGCCCAGGCTGACCAATCCGCCCAAAGTACCCTCGCTGTCCGGCGCCGACGTGTAAATCAAGACCCCGGCCATTGGCCCCCCCTCACGTTCCGGCTCGCGGACGTACAACCGTTTGCGGATACTGGCGGCGGCGTACCCACATTCCAGAGACAACTGCCGCATCAAGGCATGGGCAAAGGAGTGAATGAGCACATATTGCATGCCCGGGAAGCCATTCTCCGGCGGTTCAATCCAGCGAGCCTGACGCCATTTTTTGTGGGACTCAAAAAAGTCTCGGCCTCGTTCATTCACTTCGGGTTGGGCTAACCAGGCATTGATCCTGGCCTGGCTGAATTGAATGAAGATGCCCTCGCCGCGAACTTCATCCGCCGGCACCCAGGTAGGCGGACGGCGTGACAGCGGCGAAGGATTGATCGGAAGGTTCAGGTCCGGGTCGGTGAGTTCACCTATCGCGTCCAACCGGGTGAAGCCCATCATCGCCCGCACTTCCCGCAACCGCTCGACCAACACCACCTGCTCAAGCAAAGACGAGAATTTGGCGGGAACGGCGACGGGGATCAGGCGGAAATCATCCCCGTTGAGTTGGGGATCGTGCTGGGTAAATACCTGCCATTCCGGCACTTTGAGATCAGGAGCTTCGCCGGGCGCAGCGGTTTCTCCGGCATCTTGTGCCCGACGTTCCTCGATGGCCGTCCATATTTCATCATCCTGGTACTCGCTCAGTTCGCCCAGTTGGCCGGTGCTACGCATAAATTGCAGAATGTTGGGGGCGGTCACCGCTTGCAGTTGCGCCCAATTTTCATCCACTAACTGGGCCAACCGCCCGCTCTCAAGGGGGATGGCAATGGTACTTTGTACCACGGGAAACCAGGTGTTGCTGGCGCCCAAAATAAGGGGACGAACCCGGTGTTCACAGCCGTCAGGATCATAATCGCGCAAATGCGGGCGGCGGCCCGAACAGAGGGGAAGTTTCTCCCGGTTCTCCTCACCAAAGGCCTCGGAGAGACGCCGCCGGGTTTCACAACTTTCACAGAATATCTCCAGGTCGCGGGCTTCACCGCCGGGGCCATATTCTATCAGGCGCAGGACCGGATTAGCACAGGCTTTGCCCTGGTGTACAAACTCCAGCCAGGGAAAATCATCCAGGTGCCCGGCCTCGCACGCCACCAGGAAAC carries:
- a CDS encoding DUF1998 domain-containing protein; amino-acid sequence: MTDFKTPVGGIRPSQLMFTYGVGAIIDLPKLSVIVTGLEDWPVDPQYNKTIVEDRLLTAVRYKLPEVKKLLGPPIVPDTGLPPDPFERTAAIGVAVANFPRWMVCPRCRLLAPLSDGLFKLKEYPYRPDRTVYRHELCNKGRNPEVVPARFLVACEAGHLDDFPWLEFVHQGKACANPVLRLIEYGPGGEARDLEIFCESCETRRRLSEAFGEENREKLPLCSGRRPHLRDYDPDGCEHRVRPLILGASNTWFPVVQSTIAIPLESGRLAQLVDENWAQLQAVTAPNILQFMRSTGQLGELSEYQDDEIWTAIEERRAQDAGETAAPGEAPDLKVPEWQVFTQHDPQLNGDDFRLIPVAVPAKFSSLLEQVVLVERLREVRAMMGFTRLDAIGELTDPDLNLPINPSPLSRRPPTWVPADEVRGEGIFIQFSQARINAWLAQPEVNERGRDFFESHKKWRQARWIEPPENGFPGMQYVLIHSFAHALMRQLSLECGYAAASIRKRLYVREPEREGGPMAGVLIYTSAPDSEGTLGGLVSLGQPKTLERHISQALEAARLCASDPLCAERQPSQSGRTLHATACHACLFASETSCERGNKYLDRSTLVHTVERDDLAFFE